A single region of the Bacteroides luhongzhouii genome encodes:
- the prfH gene encoding peptide chain release factor H, with product MKEKVYLQITSGRGPAECCRVVALVLERIVKQAQARGLKVEMIEREVGPVNRTLLSAVISLQGAACDEVVDEWEGTVQWIAQSPYRIYHKRKNWFVGVHSFVLSESQEVTEHDFRYETLRASGPGGQHVNKTESAVRAVHIPTGMSVVASDQRSQWQNKKLATERLLVKLSSWTMEQAMIQAQENWVSHNHLQRGNPVKVIQESLV from the coding sequence ATGAAAGAAAAAGTCTATTTACAAATTACTTCCGGCAGAGGACCTGCGGAATGTTGCCGGGTAGTGGCTTTAGTGCTCGAAAGAATCGTGAAACAAGCACAAGCGAGAGGCTTGAAAGTGGAAATGATAGAGCGGGAGGTAGGACCGGTGAACCGTACTTTGCTTTCGGCTGTCATTTCCCTTCAAGGGGCAGCCTGTGATGAAGTGGTGGATGAATGGGAAGGAACAGTGCAATGGATAGCTCAAAGTCCGTATCGCATTTATCATAAGCGGAAAAACTGGTTTGTTGGTGTTCATTCGTTTGTTTTGTCCGAGAGTCAGGAGGTTACGGAACATGATTTCCGTTATGAAACCTTGCGTGCTTCCGGACCTGGCGGACAACACGTCAACAAGACAGAATCGGCAGTTCGTGCGGTGCATATTCCTACGGGAATGAGTGTGGTAGCTTCCGACCAACGCTCGCAATGGCAGAACAAGAAATTGGCAACAGAACGTTTGTTAGTGAAACTTTCGTCCTGGACGATGGAACAAGCCATGATTCAGGCACAGGAAAACTGGGTCAGTCACAATCATCTTCAGCGGGGGAATCCGGTGAAGGTGATTCAGGAATCACTCGTTTAG
- a CDS encoding RNA ligase family protein, with product MISEKYGRTYHYPFSPGTTSDDRINHTYWEDIQRIKTLVHTEKLDGENNCLSQWGVFARSHAAPTTSPWTRQLRERWELIKNDLGDIEIFGENLYAIHSIEYQRLETHFYIFAVRCMDQWLSWEEVKFYAALFDLPTVPELKIEPVSGLTPELLKQEIIDMSQDPSVFGSCDPWTKETCTREGVVSRNIEEYPVSEFAHHVFKYVRKGHVKTDEHWTRNWKRAPLVWELSNEKEDNDELEIDRR from the coding sequence ATGATATCAGAGAAATATGGTCGTACCTATCACTATCCGTTCTCTCCCGGAACGACTAGTGATGACCGGATTAATCATACGTATTGGGAAGATATCCAACGGATTAAGACATTAGTGCATACTGAGAAGTTGGATGGAGAGAATAATTGTTTAAGTCAGTGGGGTGTCTTTGCCCGTTCGCATGCGGCTCCCACCACTTCACCCTGGACGAGGCAACTGCGGGAACGTTGGGAATTGATAAAGAATGATTTGGGTGATATAGAAATCTTTGGAGAAAATCTATACGCCATACATTCTATTGAATATCAGCGATTAGAAACGCATTTTTATATCTTTGCGGTTCGTTGCATGGATCAATGGTTGTCATGGGAAGAAGTGAAGTTTTATGCAGCTTTATTTGACTTGCCTACTGTTCCGGAGTTGAAGATAGAACCTGTTTCCGGTTTAACGCCGGAGCTTTTAAAACAGGAAATCATCGATATGTCACAAGACCCGTCTGTTTTCGGGTCATGTGATCCGTGGACGAAAGAGACTTGTACTCGTGAAGGAGTAGTCAGCCGCAATATCGAGGAATATCCGGTAAGCGAATTTGCGCATCATGTGTTTAAATATGTGCGAAAAGGACACGTCAAAACAGACGAGCATTGGACGCGTAATTGGAAACGTGCCCCGCTTGTCTGGGAATTAAGTAATGAAAAGGAGGATAATGATGAATTGGAAATTGATAGAAGATAA
- a CDS encoding RtcB family protein, with product MGIRLKDLSKLGYRDNVARSLVVDIVSKHCKYNTKEQIEMTLSDILEHPESYKNNEIWNKLAERLSPTIIAKEFIAYDLLDEPLMYKTYGGKFIETLAKQQMNLAMRLPVTVAGALMPDAHAGYGLPIGGVLATDNAVIPYAVGVDIGCRMSLTVFDAGADFLKRYAYQMKEALKDFTHFGMDGGLGFEQEHEVLDREEFRLTSLLRDLHGKAVRQLGSSGGGNHFVEFGEITLQEKNVLNLPEGSYLALLSHSGSRGLGAAIAKHYSLLAREVCRLPREAQHFAWLDLNTEEGQEYWMSMNLAGDYARACHERIHLNLAKALGLKPLANVNNHHNFAWKEEIIPGRMAIVHRKGATPAQKGQAGLIPGSMATPGYLVCGKGVEEALNSASHGAGRAMSRQQAKDSFTQSALKKLLSQAGVTLIGGSVEEMPLAYKDIDRVMYTQETLVEVQGKFMPRIVRMNKE from the coding sequence ATGGGAATACGATTAAAAGATTTAAGTAAACTGGGATACCGGGATAATGTTGCCCGTAGTCTGGTAGTGGACATTGTGAGCAAACATTGCAAATATAACACAAAAGAACAGATTGAAATGACATTGAGCGATATACTCGAGCATCCCGAATCTTACAAAAACAATGAAATATGGAATAAGCTGGCCGAACGCCTTTCGCCGACTATAATAGCGAAAGAGTTTATAGCTTATGATTTACTGGATGAGCCATTGATGTATAAAACCTATGGAGGTAAATTTATCGAGACGCTTGCCAAACAACAGATGAACCTGGCTATGCGCTTGCCTGTAACAGTGGCCGGAGCATTGATGCCTGATGCTCATGCCGGATACGGGTTGCCTATCGGTGGAGTGCTTGCTACGGATAATGCGGTGATACCGTATGCTGTAGGAGTTGATATCGGCTGCCGGATGAGTCTGACAGTATTCGATGCCGGAGCAGATTTTCTGAAACGGTATGCCTATCAGATGAAAGAAGCTTTGAAAGACTTCACCCATTTCGGTATGGATGGCGGATTGGGTTTTGAGCAGGAACATGAAGTGTTGGATAGGGAGGAATTCCGTCTGACGTCTTTATTGAGGGATTTGCATGGAAAGGCCGTCCGTCAACTGGGGAGTTCCGGTGGTGGCAATCATTTTGTAGAGTTCGGCGAGATCACTCTGCAAGAAAAAAACGTGCTGAATCTTCCGGAAGGAAGTTACTTGGCGTTGCTGTCACATTCCGGTTCACGAGGGTTGGGGGCTGCCATTGCAAAACATTACAGTCTGCTGGCACGTGAAGTGTGCAGGCTTCCCCGTGAAGCACAACATTTTGCCTGGTTGGATTTGAACACGGAAGAGGGGCAGGAGTATTGGATGAGTATGAATCTGGCAGGTGATTATGCCCGTGCCTGTCATGAACGGATTCATTTGAATTTGGCGAAAGCCTTAGGGTTGAAGCCTCTCGCTAATGTCAATAACCATCATAACTTTGCTTGGAAAGAGGAAATAATACCGGGGCGTATGGCAATCGTCCATCGTAAAGGGGCTACTCCGGCACAAAAGGGACAAGCGGGATTGATTCCCGGAAGTATGGCTACCCCGGGTTATCTGGTTTGTGGCAAAGGGGTGGAAGAAGCGTTGAATTCGGCCTCTCATGGAGCCGGCAGGGCAATGTCCCGCCAACAGGCAAAAGATAGTTTTACGCAATCGGCTTTGAAGAAGTTACTGTCGCAAGCAGGAGTAACTTTGATTGGTGGGAGCGTGGAAGAAATGCCGCTGGCATACAAGGACATTGACAGAGTGATGTATACGCAGGAGACACTGGTGGAAGTCCAAGGCAAATTTATGCCTCGCATTGTACGAATGAATAAGGAGTAA